The following coding sequences lie in one Halorarum halophilum genomic window:
- a CDS encoding HalOD1 output domain-containing protein: MQYRSRPLPWRDSFPILIGLTALASLAYVPLDSGTVVSNLPEIAVPLAASTALVVFSLRLRDGGFDADQVESIVKAGWIGALVSASIGAWWVALHLFRGAPIGGLNDKILTLTSCAVAAGVFIEGHNARQRRSRAAADRQRVLGETTWTGTPGPNPILVTIAEQLGEIDGVDPVELDSPIYDHVDPDVFECLAAHDDSQWQLRFQTDDYEVRVSSYGTVTVYERARTADGELVVSVR, encoded by the coding sequence GTGCAGTATCGCTCACGACCGCTCCCCTGGAGGGATAGCTTTCCGATCCTCATCGGGTTGACGGCGCTCGCGTCCCTGGCCTACGTTCCGCTCGACTCCGGGACGGTCGTTTCGAACCTCCCCGAGATCGCCGTCCCGCTCGCGGCGTCGACCGCCCTCGTCGTGTTCTCCCTCCGGCTCCGGGACGGTGGCTTCGACGCCGATCAGGTCGAGAGCATCGTCAAGGCCGGCTGGATCGGAGCGCTGGTTTCGGCGTCGATCGGCGCCTGGTGGGTCGCCCTCCACCTGTTCCGCGGGGCGCCGATCGGCGGGCTGAACGACAAGATACTCACGCTGACGAGTTGCGCCGTCGCAGCGGGCGTGTTCATCGAGGGACACAACGCCCGGCAACGCCGGTCGCGGGCCGCCGCGGATCGCCAACGCGTCCTCGGGGAGACGACGTGGACGGGGACCCCCGGTCCGAACCCCATCCTCGTCACGATCGCCGAACAGCTCGGGGAGATCGACGGCGTCGACCCCGTCGAGCTGGACAGCCCGATCTACGACCACGTCGACCCCGACGTGTTCGAGTGCCTGGCAGCTCACGACGACTCCCAGTGGCAGCTGCGCTTCCAGACGGACGACTACGAGGTTCGGGTGAGCAGCTACGGGACGGTCACGGTGTACGAACGCGCCCGGACGGCCGACGGGGAACTCGTCGTCTCGGTCCGGTAG
- a CDS encoding acetate--CoA ligase family protein, whose protein sequence is MTERGRDLSGVFAPERIAVVGATEREGSVGRAVTANLLADFEGEVVPVNPGRDSVLGVRCVASVADADADLAVIAVPSSAVADVLEETGEAGVRDVVVLTAGFGETGSTGATRERELREIAAAYGMNLVGPNSLGVMSSPVGLNATFGPDALPPGSISFMSQSGAFVTAVVDWASEAGLGFNDVVSLGNKAVLDETDFLREWGGDPETDVIVGYLESISDGRAFVEVAREVTDDTPVVVVKSGRTDAGAQAASSHTGAIAGSDRAYETALAEAGVIRAGTVQDLFDAARAFASGQDIATDGVAVVTNAGGPGVMATDAVGDADRLSLASFTDDTIGTLGEALPDEANRYNPVDVVGDADVGRFEAALDATLSDPGVGAGVVIVAPTATLDFGALADAVVDLGAEHDVPVAVSLMGGPRLAEARETLRDAHVPTYFDPARAVSGLDTLAEHRAISGRERREPERFDVDRDRVRETLAAVREREDNQLGVEAMDVLDAYGIPTPVGEVVDDPADARELAERIGGPVVMKIVSPDIVHKSDIGGVKVGVEPGDVADAYEDLVARARNYQPDARLLGVQVQELIDVDAGVETIVGSHRDPQFGPLVLFGLGGIFVEVLEDATFRLAPVAAADAREMTGEIDAAPLLRGARGRDPVDLDAVVDAIGRLSQLVADFPAIVELDVNPLVATPEGVQAVDLRLTVNPEELP, encoded by the coding sequence ATGACTGAGCGGGGGCGCGATCTGTCGGGGGTGTTCGCCCCCGAGCGGATCGCCGTCGTCGGCGCGACCGAGCGCGAGGGGTCGGTCGGCCGCGCGGTGACGGCGAACCTGCTCGCGGACTTCGAGGGCGAGGTCGTCCCGGTGAACCCTGGCCGCGACTCGGTACTCGGCGTCCGGTGCGTCGCGAGCGTCGCCGACGCCGACGCGGACCTGGCGGTGATCGCAGTCCCGTCCTCCGCGGTCGCGGACGTCCTCGAGGAGACCGGTGAGGCCGGCGTGCGCGACGTCGTCGTGCTCACGGCCGGGTTCGGCGAGACCGGGTCAACGGGCGCGACGCGCGAACGCGAACTCCGCGAGATCGCCGCGGCGTACGGGATGAACCTCGTCGGCCCGAACAGCCTGGGCGTCATGAGCAGTCCCGTCGGGCTGAACGCGACGTTCGGGCCGGACGCGCTGCCGCCGGGGAGCATCTCGTTCATGAGCCAGTCGGGGGCGTTCGTGACCGCCGTCGTCGACTGGGCGAGCGAGGCCGGCCTCGGCTTCAACGACGTCGTCTCGCTGGGCAACAAGGCCGTCCTCGACGAGACCGACTTCCTCCGCGAGTGGGGCGGCGACCCGGAGACGGACGTGATCGTCGGCTACCTCGAGAGCATCAGCGACGGGCGCGCGTTCGTCGAGGTGGCCCGCGAGGTGACCGACGACACCCCCGTCGTCGTGGTGAAGTCCGGCCGGACCGACGCCGGCGCACAGGCCGCGTCGAGCCACACCGGCGCCATCGCGGGGAGCGACCGCGCCTACGAGACCGCACTCGCAGAGGCCGGCGTGATCCGCGCCGGGACGGTCCAGGACCTGTTCGACGCGGCCCGGGCGTTCGCGAGCGGCCAGGACATCGCGACCGACGGCGTCGCGGTGGTCACGAACGCCGGCGGGCCGGGCGTCATGGCGACCGACGCGGTCGGCGACGCCGACCGGCTCTCGCTAGCCTCGTTCACCGACGACACCATCGGGACCCTCGGCGAGGCGCTCCCGGACGAGGCGAACCGCTACAATCCCGTCGACGTCGTCGGCGACGCCGACGTCGGACGCTTCGAGGCCGCGCTCGACGCGACGCTCTCGGATCCGGGCGTCGGCGCCGGCGTCGTCATCGTCGCCCCGACTGCCACGCTCGACTTCGGGGCGCTCGCGGACGCCGTGGTCGACCTCGGCGCCGAACACGACGTGCCCGTCGCCGTGAGCCTGATGGGCGGCCCGCGACTGGCCGAGGCCCGCGAGACGCTCCGGGACGCGCACGTTCCGACGTACTTCGACCCGGCCCGTGCGGTCTCCGGGCTCGACACGCTGGCCGAGCACCGGGCGATCAGCGGGCGCGAACGCCGCGAACCCGAGCGGTTCGACGTCGACCGCGACCGCGTCCGCGAGACGCTCGCGGCGGTCCGGGAGCGGGAGGACAACCAGCTCGGCGTCGAGGCGATGGACGTGCTCGACGCGTACGGCATCCCGACGCCCGTCGGCGAGGTGGTCGACGACCCCGCAGACGCCCGCGAGCTGGCGGAGCGGATCGGCGGCCCCGTCGTCATGAAGATCGTCAGCCCGGACATCGTCCACAAGTCGGACATCGGCGGCGTGAAGGTCGGCGTCGAGCCGGGCGACGTCGCCGACGCCTACGAGGATCTCGTCGCCCGCGCCCGTAACTACCAGCCCGACGCCCGGCTGCTCGGCGTGCAGGTCCAGGAGCTGATCGACGTCGACGCCGGGGTCGAGACCATCGTCGGCAGCCACCGCGACCCGCAGTTCGGCCCGCTCGTGCTGTTCGGGCTCGGCGGGATCTTCGTCGAGGTGCTCGAGGACGCGACGTTCAGGCTGGCGCCGGTCGCGGCCGCCGACGCCCGCGAGATGACCGGCGAGATCGACGCCGCGCCGTTGCTCCGGGGCGCGAGGGGTCGCGACCCGGTCGACCTCGACGCCGTCGTCGACGCCATCGGGCGGCTCTCCCAGCTCGTCGCCGACTTCCCCGCCATCGTCGAACTCGACGTCAACCCGCTGGTCGCGACACCCGAGGGCGTCCAGGCCGTCGACCTGCGGCTGACCGTGAACCCGGAGGAACTCCCATGA
- a CDS encoding Gfo/Idh/MocA family protein has product MGAKIGYVGVDHHHRDPYFAIASGLDLEITAVCEPGRRIDLGNLAAMDDRPDEITTEGQEVADLVSDATVYEDPHRLVADGDIDVVWITYRNDETPSIVGSAVDNGVHVISEKPIGRTAADLESVAERANEAGVTVSPTTFYRKNPITMELREKVRDGFFGDVSTVQGRFNASQLSYRNTDHYIYDEATSRGGALQWIGPHWVDMMPWVLDDPIARVNARFHDAAEVDVEAGAVLQFETEGGTLGTYHTGYYLNERGKDTHLGIYGTEAQARTPVHHDSLQHEPTVPLELTSEDPNWSATPTRTTEFEFSYDRFPAWGDFVQDYFEAYFEGYETGDVPATVDDAVQLLRVLDAAYESGDRGEWVEVEG; this is encoded by the coding sequence ATGGGCGCGAAGATAGGCTACGTTGGCGTGGACCACCACCATCGCGATCCGTACTTCGCGATCGCGAGCGGGCTCGACCTCGAGATCACGGCCGTCTGTGAACCGGGTCGGCGGATCGACCTCGGGAACCTCGCCGCGATGGACGATCGGCCGGACGAGATCACGACCGAGGGACAGGAGGTCGCGGACCTCGTGTCGGATGCGACCGTGTACGAGGACCCGCACCGCCTCGTCGCCGACGGGGACATCGACGTCGTCTGGATCACGTACCGCAACGACGAGACGCCGTCGATCGTCGGGAGCGCCGTCGACAACGGCGTCCACGTCATCAGCGAGAAGCCGATCGGGCGGACCGCGGCCGACCTGGAGTCCGTCGCGGAGCGGGCGAACGAGGCGGGCGTCACCGTCTCGCCGACGACGTTCTACCGGAAGAACCCAATCACGATGGAGCTCCGCGAGAAGGTCCGTGACGGCTTCTTCGGTGACGTCTCCACCGTCCAGGGCCGGTTCAACGCGAGCCAGCTCTCCTACCGGAACACCGACCACTACATCTACGACGAGGCGACCAGTCGTGGCGGCGCCCTCCAGTGGATCGGGCCGCACTGGGTCGACATGATGCCGTGGGTGCTGGACGATCCGATCGCCCGGGTGAACGCTCGATTCCACGACGCGGCCGAGGTCGACGTCGAGGCCGGCGCGGTCCTCCAGTTCGAGACCGAGGGCGGAACGCTGGGGACCTATCACACCGGCTACTACCTGAACGAGCGGGGCAAGGACACGCACCTCGGCATCTACGGGACCGAGGCGCAGGCCCGAACGCCCGTCCACCACGACTCCCTCCAGCACGAGCCGACGGTCCCGCTCGAACTCACGTCGGAGGACCCGAACTGGTCGGCCACCCCGACGCGGACCACCGAGTTCGAGTTCTCCTACGACCGCTTCCCGGCCTGGGGTGACTTCGTCCAGGACTACTTCGAGGCGTACTTCGAGGGCTACGAGACGGGGGACGTGCCCGCGACGGTCGACGACGCGGTCCAGTTGCTCAGAGTCCTCGACGCGGCCTACGAGTCCGGCGACCGTGGCGAGTGGGTCGAAGTCGAGGGCTGA
- a CDS encoding Gfo/Idh/MocA family protein, with the protein MQELGIIMNGVTGRMGTNQHLIRSLLALREEGGVELPSGERVVPDPLLVGRNERKLKALSDEHDVDRWVADPDLDSCLEGDDEIYFDSQVTPRRPGALLKAIEAGKDVYCEKPLANDLDTALEVTRAAEESGVKHGIVQDKLWLPGLMKLQRLIDQDYFGEVLSVRVEFGYWVFSGEVQPAQRPSWNYRAEDGGGIIDDMFSHWSYVLENLFGRVESVMCLGKTHIPTRVDEEGEEYDATAEDAAYAIMELENDVVAQLNSSWTVRVKRDDLLEIQVDGTDGSAVAGLRECKTQHHSNTPKPVWNPDTPTEHEFHEDWEPVPDNRVFENAFKQQWAQFIRHVVADEPFPWDFSEGAKGVQLTEASHRAWDERRQVDVDDLEV; encoded by the coding sequence ATGCAAGAGCTCGGTATCATCATGAACGGAGTGACCGGTCGGATGGGGACGAACCAGCACCTCATCCGATCGCTCCTGGCACTCCGGGAGGAGGGCGGCGTCGAACTACCCAGCGGGGAGCGCGTAGTGCCGGACCCGCTGCTCGTCGGGCGGAACGAGCGCAAACTGAAGGCGTTGAGCGACGAGCACGACGTCGACCGATGGGTCGCGGACCCCGACCTCGATTCGTGCCTGGAGGGGGACGACGAGATCTACTTCGACTCGCAGGTCACGCCGCGGCGCCCCGGAGCGCTCCTGAAGGCGATCGAGGCCGGGAAGGACGTGTACTGCGAGAAACCCCTGGCCAACGACCTGGACACCGCACTGGAGGTCACGCGTGCGGCGGAGGAGAGCGGGGTCAAACACGGCATCGTGCAGGACAAGCTCTGGCTCCCCGGACTGATGAAGCTCCAGCGGCTGATCGACCAGGACTACTTCGGCGAGGTCCTCTCGGTGCGCGTCGAGTTCGGGTACTGGGTGTTCTCGGGCGAGGTGCAGCCGGCACAGCGGCCGTCCTGGAACTACCGCGCGGAGGACGGCGGCGGGATCATCGACGACATGTTCTCCCACTGGAGCTACGTGCTGGAGAACCTCTTCGGCCGCGTGGAGTCGGTTATGTGTCTCGGGAAGACCCACATCCCCACGCGGGTGGACGAGGAGGGCGAGGAGTACGATGCGACGGCCGAGGACGCGGCCTACGCCATCATGGAACTCGAGAACGACGTCGTCGCCCAGCTCAACTCCTCGTGGACGGTGCGGGTGAAGCGCGACGACCTGCTCGAGATACAGGTCGACGGCACGGACGGCAGCGCCGTCGCGGGGTTGCGGGAGTGCAAGACGCAGCACCACTCCAACACGCCGAAACCGGTGTGGAACCCCGACACGCCCACCGAACACGAGTTCCACGAGGACTGGGAGCCGGTGCCCGACAACCGGGTGTTCGAGAACGCGTTCAAGCAGCAGTGGGCGCAGTTCATCCGCCACGTCGTCGCGGACGAGCCGTTCCCCTGGGACTTCTCCGAGGGGGCGAAAGGGGTCCAGCTCACGGAGGCGAGTCATCGAGCCTGGGACGAACGGCGGCAGGTGGACGTCGACGACCTGGAGGTCTGA
- a CDS encoding universal stress protein produces MTDRPSILVPIRVLEGESIPEGVPELLANAHVVLLGYHVIPEQTAPGQARMQFEERATQRLDEYEAMLADAGATTERRLVFTHDGQKTIDRTIREESCLAVLVPNATGPPEDVLVAVRGAVGVDRLARVVAGLFGDTDVSVTLYHVADEDETDDDIRTLLDGVADRVTDLGMDAPAIETRIERDRGPLDAIVHAADQFDAVVMGESDPSLATFVFGMPADQVAERFLGPVLVVQRESSTGEE; encoded by the coding sequence ATGACAGACCGACCGTCGATACTCGTCCCGATCCGCGTGCTCGAAGGGGAGTCGATCCCGGAAGGGGTGCCCGAACTCCTCGCGAACGCCCACGTCGTCCTGCTTGGGTACCACGTCATTCCCGAACAGACCGCGCCGGGACAGGCACGCATGCAGTTCGAGGAGCGCGCGACCCAGCGGCTCGACGAGTACGAGGCGATGCTCGCGGACGCGGGGGCGACCACCGAGCGTCGACTCGTGTTCACCCACGACGGGCAGAAGACGATCGATCGGACGATCAGGGAGGAGAGCTGCCTGGCCGTGCTCGTCCCGAACGCGACCGGCCCGCCCGAGGACGTGCTCGTCGCCGTCCGCGGCGCCGTCGGGGTCGACCGGCTCGCCCGCGTCGTCGCCGGACTGTTCGGCGATACGGACGTCTCCGTGACGCTGTACCACGTCGCCGACGAGGACGAGACCGACGACGACATCCGGACGCTCCTCGACGGGGTGGCGGATCGGGTGACCGATCTCGGGATGGACGCCCCGGCGATCGAGACGCGGATCGAGCGCGACCGGGGTCCGCTCGACGCGATCGTCCACGCGGCCGACCAGTTCGACGCCGTCGTCATGGGCGAGTCCGATCCGTCCCTGGCGACGTTCGTGTTCGGGATGCCGGCCGACCAGGTCGCAGAGCGGTTCCTCGGCCCGGTGCTCGTCGTTCAGCGCGAGTCCTCCACGGGGGAGGAGTAG
- a CDS encoding APC family permease, translating to MADQRVAAETTGRNVAGEVPEDEPDAVTDDVTVHDDDVELERTIGLVGGLAIGIGTMIGAGIFVFPGLAASNAGPAAALSFAIGGVIALLVALPTSELATAMPRSGGGYYFISRGMGTAYGAIVGLGLWLGLVFASAFYLVGLGHYATAVFAEVGIALSFDPVIAIGLLFGAGLTALSIGGTENTAKLQNGVVGILLVVLTAFLSYGVLDAVGVFGEGAVPETFFSQGYFPVLTTAALVFTSYLGFAQVATVAGEIKQPSRNLPLAMVGSVLVVTAFYVVTIFVATSAFGADRLGTFGETAMVEVAREFLGLPGAVAILVAGLLATFSSANASILSASRAVYALSRDALLPRRASEINLRYGTPHVALLAAGGPILVLVATGQVELLAEVASFLHLIMYGLICVAMIVLRRRDPDWYDPSYRMPGYPALPAVGALASFGLIAFMQPASIAIGVAVMVVSYLWYRYYAGDVTLKGAIRQ from the coding sequence ATGGCCGACCAGCGTGTCGCCGCAGAGACGACGGGTCGGAACGTCGCCGGGGAGGTCCCGGAGGACGAGCCCGACGCGGTGACCGACGACGTCACCGTCCACGACGACGACGTCGAACTCGAGCGGACCATCGGGCTCGTCGGCGGGCTGGCGATCGGCATCGGCACGATGATCGGCGCGGGGATCTTCGTCTTCCCCGGCCTGGCGGCCTCGAACGCCGGCCCAGCGGCCGCCCTCTCGTTCGCGATCGGGGGCGTGATTGCGTTGCTGGTGGCCCTCCCGACCTCCGAACTGGCGACGGCGATGCCGCGGAGCGGCGGCGGCTACTACTTCATCTCGCGGGGGATGGGCACGGCCTACGGCGCGATCGTCGGCCTCGGCTTGTGGCTGGGTCTCGTGTTCGCCTCGGCGTTCTACCTCGTCGGCCTGGGCCACTACGCGACCGCCGTCTTCGCCGAGGTCGGAATCGCGCTCTCGTTCGATCCCGTCATCGCGATCGGCCTGCTGTTCGGCGCGGGGCTGACGGCGCTGAGCATCGGCGGGACGGAGAACACCGCAAAACTGCAAAACGGCGTGGTCGGCATCCTCCTCGTGGTCCTGACGGCCTTCCTCTCGTACGGCGTCCTCGACGCGGTCGGCGTGTTCGGTGAAGGGGCCGTCCCGGAGACGTTCTTCTCCCAGGGGTACTTCCCGGTCCTGACGACCGCCGCGCTGGTTTTCACCTCGTATCTGGGGTTCGCCCAGGTCGCGACGGTCGCGGGGGAGATCAAACAGCCGAGCCGGAACCTCCCGCTGGCGATGGTCGGCTCGGTCCTCGTCGTCACCGCGTTCTACGTCGTGACGATCTTCGTCGCGACGAGCGCGTTCGGCGCGGACCGGCTGGGGACGTTCGGGGAGACGGCCATGGTCGAGGTCGCCCGCGAGTTCCTCGGACTGCCCGGCGCGGTCGCGATCCTGGTCGCCGGCCTGCTGGCGACGTTCTCGAGCGCGAACGCGTCGATACTCAGCGCCTCGCGGGCGGTGTACGCGCTGAGCCGCGACGCCCTGCTCCCGCGGCGGGCGAGCGAGATCAACCTCCGGTACGGGACGCCCCACGTCGCACTCCTCGCGGCCGGCGGCCCGATCCTCGTCCTCGTCGCGACCGGCCAGGTCGAACTGCTCGCGGAGGTCGCGTCGTTCCTCCACCTGATCATGTACGGGCTGATCTGCGTCGCGATGATCGTGTTGCGACGGCGGGACCCGGACTGGTACGACCCCAGCTACCGGATGCCGGGCTATCCGGCGTTACCGGCCGTCGGCGCACTCGCAAGTTTCGGCCTGATCGCGTTCATGCAACCCGCGTCGATCGCCATCGGCGTCGCGGTCATGGTAGTTTCGTACCTCTGGTACCGATACTACGCTGGGGACGTGACCCTCAAAGGAGCCATCAGACAATGA